The Lactobacillus sp. ESL0680 genome has a segment encoding these proteins:
- a CDS encoding MarR family winged helix-turn-helix transcriptional regulator, translated as MKKNFGLALQRAQNTFNRNVDRYARTIGLTGTQMVIIQFLSAVPKEKKIYQKDIEHEFNIRKSTATNILKLLEHKDLITKKVDERDSRLKEITLTPKAEVIERDAAAYVKRSEASVERILGKELRDEVTQALLKLDQEL; from the coding sequence ATGAAAAAAAATTTTGGTTTAGCTTTGCAGCGAGCACAAAATACCTTTAATCGTAATGTTGATCGTTATGCACGGACAATTGGGTTAACTGGTACGCAAATGGTGATTATTCAATTTTTGAGTGCTGTACCCAAAGAAAAGAAGATTTATCAAAAGGATATTGAGCATGAATTCAATATTCGAAAATCAACGGCAACTAATATTTTGAAATTGCTGGAACATAAGGATCTCATTACTAAAAAGGTTGATGAGCGCGACAGTCGTTTGAAGGAAATTACTTTAACGCCCAAGGCAGAGGTTATTGAGCGGGATGCGGCTGCTTATGTTAAGCGTTCAGAAGCAAGTGTTGAACGGATTTTGGGTAAAGAACTGCGTGATGAGGTAACACAGGCTCTGCTTAAGCTAGATCAAGAATTATAG
- a CDS encoding DHA2 family efflux MFS transporter permease subunit, which yields MQRKLDAKLILSILAAGLMSFSGVLIETAGNITFPVLMKEFNVNMATVQWMTTGYLLIAAIIMPLSAYLKKNFSSKKLFVTAAILFIVGLLIDSFTTRSMGFVFLVIGRIVQGAGAGIALPLMFNIILERTPLDKVGLLMGIGTMITAVAPALGPTFGGLVVNTLSWRYIFILIIPVMVISFIMGVTCITEDPYPLSHTKLDWTGFIEIALTFVGLILAFSNLSGILIRPLEFVVPLVIGLVALALFIKHSLNVKEPLLNIRLLKNSKFTAGIIAYFIFQVNTVGLSFILPNYLQIVNGATAMVAGLLLLPGGAIGAIASPVSGRMLDNYGPRKPIMTGACFELVGIIMFCLFAQHFTGVNVLISYLIIMTGTGLIMGDTMTSSLNLLTKEENADGNGLFNMVQQFSGAVGTSIVSAIMQFVQQVSSKPTTAGKLVDGSQVGLIFLLILVVIGVYLLHKATKKDSLSEN from the coding sequence ATGCAAAGGAAATTAGACGCAAAATTAATTTTATCAATTCTTGCGGCAGGTCTGATGTCATTCTCAGGCGTGTTAATTGAAACAGCAGGTAACATTACGTTCCCTGTTTTAATGAAGGAATTTAACGTAAATATGGCAACGGTGCAGTGGATGACGACCGGCTATCTTTTGATTGCTGCAATCATCATGCCCTTGTCTGCATACTTAAAGAAGAATTTTAGTTCTAAAAAATTGTTTGTGACAGCCGCAATTTTATTTATTGTTGGTTTGTTGATTGACTCATTTACAACAAGGTCAATGGGCTTTGTCTTTTTAGTTATTGGTCGAATTGTTCAAGGTGCCGGTGCTGGGATTGCTCTGCCATTAATGTTTAATATTATTTTGGAAAGAACACCACTTGATAAAGTCGGCTTGTTAATGGGTATCGGGACAATGATTACCGCGGTAGCTCCAGCTTTGGGGCCAACGTTTGGTGGTTTAGTTGTCAATACTCTTAGCTGGCGCTATATTTTCATCTTGATTATTCCGGTAATGGTTATTTCCTTTATCATGGGTGTAACGTGCATCACTGAGGATCCATACCCATTGAGCCATACCAAGCTTGATTGGACTGGATTTATTGAAATTGCCTTGACTTTTGTTGGCCTAATTCTGGCTTTCAGTAACTTGTCAGGAATTTTAATTAGACCGTTGGAATTTGTAGTGCCATTGGTAATCGGCTTGGTTGCCTTAGCCTTGTTTATCAAGCATTCACTTAATGTAAAAGAACCACTGTTAAACATTCGCTTGCTCAAGAACAGCAAGTTTACTGCTGGTATTATTGCTTACTTCATTTTCCAAGTTAATACGGTTGGCTTGTCATTCATCTTGCCCAACTACCTGCAAATCGTAAATGGTGCAACTGCCATGGTAGCAGGATTACTGCTTCTGCCGGGTGGTGCCATTGGTGCCATTGCTTCACCAGTTAGTGGCCGGATGCTCGATAATTACGGTCCAAGAAAACCAATTATGACTGGTGCCTGCTTTGAACTTGTTGGTATTATCATGTTCTGCTTGTTTGCCCAACATTTTACGGGTGTTAACGTATTGATCTCTTACCTGATTATTATGACTGGTACTGGCTTAATCATGGGTGACACAATGACTTCATCTTTGAACCTGCTTACTAAGGAAGAAAATGCGGACGGTAACGGCTTGTTCAACATGGTACAGCAATTTTCAGGAGCTGTCGGAACGTCGATTGTTTCTGCAATTATGCAATTTGTGCAACAGGTTAGTTCTAAGCCGACAACGGCTGGCAAGCTAGTTGATGGTTCTCAAGTTGGGTTAATTTTCTTATTAATTTTGGTTGTGATTGGCGTATACTTATTACATAAAGCAACTAAAAAGGATAGTTTAAGCGAGAATTAA
- a CDS encoding amidohydrolase family protein, which yields MTQTGYQNMNLYDGEEEKVTSNSYFVVDDETGKITAMGTGAAPASDRVVDLEGKFVMPGLINCHTHINNSSTAYDGDPTANVVETTVRAVQHLHDFLKSGVTYIRECGSTYDIDITLARMIEEGKITKTPEIMPSGMAYSMTGGHGDSPHFAHLVDSPDEMRKAVRQGLKKGAKNIKVMATGGVMTKNDFMDDPQLSVAEMRAAVEEAHHKGLIVAAHAEGNAGIGNAIKSGVDSIEHGFYVDDDQIDMMLKQGTYLTATVVADWAFPTYAVGIMPDWEVKKASDALDDLRKNITHAKNRGVKITLGTDAGTPFNDYFQTPTELQLLAEQGFTNYEALQTSVHSAQLMKIDDEYGTLAIGKYADFLVLDENPLADVKAVAQRDKAVYKKGQRAY from the coding sequence ATGACACAAACTGGATATCAAAACATGAACCTTTATGATGGTGAAGAAGAAAAAGTTACAAGCAATAGTTACTTCGTTGTCGATGACGAAACAGGTAAGATTACGGCAATGGGAACTGGCGCTGCACCTGCTAGTGACAGGGTAGTGGACTTAGAAGGCAAGTTCGTGATGCCAGGGTTAATTAATTGTCATACGCACATTAACAATAGTTCAACTGCATATGATGGTGATCCAACTGCCAATGTTGTCGAAACAACTGTCCGTGCAGTGCAGCACCTACATGATTTTCTTAAGTCTGGCGTAACTTATATTCGTGAATGTGGGTCTACTTATGATATTGATATTACATTGGCGCGAATGATTGAGGAAGGTAAGATTACTAAGACACCAGAGATTATGCCGTCAGGGATGGCTTATTCGATGACAGGTGGTCACGGCGACTCACCGCATTTTGCTCATCTGGTAGACTCTCCTGATGAAATGCGCAAGGCTGTACGTCAAGGCTTGAAGAAAGGTGCTAAGAATATTAAAGTAATGGCCACGGGCGGTGTAATGACCAAGAACGACTTTATGGATGATCCACAATTAAGTGTTGCCGAAATGCGTGCGGCAGTTGAGGAAGCTCACCATAAGGGCTTGATTGTTGCGGCTCATGCAGAGGGCAATGCTGGGATTGGCAATGCAATTAAGTCTGGGGTAGATTCCATTGAACACGGCTTTTATGTTGATGATGACCAAATTGACATGATGCTCAAGCAAGGGACATATTTGACAGCCACTGTGGTTGCCGATTGGGCCTTTCCTACTTATGCGGTAGGAATAATGCCGGATTGGGAAGTAAAGAAGGCTAGTGATGCCCTAGACGACTTGCGTAAGAATATTACGCACGCTAAAAATCGCGGCGTTAAGATTACTTTGGGTACTGACGCGGGAACACCATTTAATGATTACTTCCAAACGCCAACCGAATTGCAATTATTGGCAGAACAAGGCTTCACTAATTATGAAGCCTTACAAACCAGTGTTCATTCTGCTCAATTGATGAAAATTGATGATGAGTATGGCACTTTGGCAATCGGCAAGTACGCTGACTTTCTGGTTTTGGATGAAAATCCGTTGGCTGATGTTAAGGCTGTGGCGCAAAGGGATAAGGCAGTCTACAAGAAGGGTCAGCGAGCATATTAA
- a CDS encoding oligopeptide ABC transporter substrate-binding protein has protein sequence MNFQFKKLMQSAAVIGTAAVGLTACGGNNNSTKVSEKFPIKTPVKKVKQGGTLKIAEETDTPFTGIFSNEIKNTAVDNDIASPGNESLFDTDNHYKFNDKGPATIRLDRKNNTAIINIKKGVKWSDGKQVVAKDIEYAYEILANKGTQSQNYSNSFENIKGMKAYHEGRAKTITGIEMPNGDNGRQVIIHFDELKPGMEYSGNNFFWETAEPYHYLKDVPFDKLQSSDKIRKSPLYFGPFKLKKIVRGQSVTWVPNKYYWRGRPKLDKIEISVLATNSASQAIKSKVYDVAQVINSQWEQVKNTKGVNFVAKVPLGYNFIGFKVGKWDAQKNKNIMDPHAKMNNKALRQAIGYAMNTDEVYQHYTHGLSFRVPTLIPAQFGDVFDKNARGYSYNLKKANELLDKAGYKKKGKWRVQPNGKSLTIRYMARQTDPTQEPIQQNYLQQWHKIGLNVKLIGNRLTEFNSYVTKLEGDSHDFDMCEIGWHLDSEASPSSLYSDNSPKNYTRFVTKKNNELLAAIDSQKAFNHKYRVQKFHEWQEYMNDEAYAIPEFNSYSVFAVNDKVTGYSLKPSENNNDHQLWYKVGFVK, from the coding sequence ATGAATTTTCAATTCAAGAAGTTAATGCAGTCAGCCGCAGTGATTGGTACAGCAGCGGTTGGGTTAACTGCTTGCGGCGGTAATAACAATAGCACGAAGGTTAGCGAAAAGTTTCCAATTAAGACACCGGTTAAAAAAGTAAAGCAAGGTGGAACGCTTAAAATTGCGGAGGAAACAGATACACCATTTACCGGGATTTTTTCTAACGAAATTAAAAATACCGCCGTTGACAATGATATTGCCAGTCCTGGTAATGAAAGCTTGTTTGATACTGACAATCATTACAAGTTTAATGATAAAGGGCCAGCCACGATTCGCTTAGATAGAAAAAATAATACGGCAATAATTAATATTAAGAAGGGCGTTAAGTGGTCTGATGGCAAGCAGGTGGTAGCTAAGGATATTGAGTACGCATACGAAATTCTAGCTAACAAGGGTACGCAATCGCAGAATTATTCCAATTCCTTTGAAAATATTAAAGGAATGAAAGCCTATCATGAAGGTCGGGCTAAGACCATTACGGGCATTGAAATGCCTAACGGTGATAATGGCCGTCAGGTAATAATTCATTTTGACGAATTGAAGCCGGGAATGGAATATTCAGGCAACAACTTTTTCTGGGAAACAGCTGAACCATACCATTATTTAAAGGATGTGCCGTTTGATAAATTACAGTCATCTGACAAGATTAGAAAATCCCCATTGTATTTTGGACCGTTTAAGTTAAAGAAAATTGTTCGTGGTCAGTCAGTTACTTGGGTGCCGAATAAATATTATTGGCGGGGTAGACCAAAACTGGACAAAATTGAAATTTCAGTTTTAGCTACTAATTCTGCTTCTCAAGCTATTAAGAGCAAGGTTTATGATGTTGCGCAGGTAATTAATTCACAATGGGAACAGGTTAAAAACACTAAGGGTGTCAATTTCGTTGCTAAAGTTCCCCTAGGCTACAATTTTATCGGATTTAAGGTTGGTAAATGGGATGCACAAAAGAATAAAAACATTATGGATCCCCATGCCAAAATGAATAATAAGGCTTTAAGACAGGCAATTGGCTACGCAATGAATACTGATGAAGTCTACCAGCATTATACTCATGGCTTAAGCTTTAGAGTTCCGACATTAATTCCCGCACAGTTTGGCGATGTGTTTGATAAAAACGCGCGCGGTTATTCCTATAATTTGAAAAAAGCTAACGAACTGCTGGATAAGGCTGGCTATAAAAAGAAGGGTAAGTGGCGGGTCCAACCTAATGGCAAGTCGCTAACAATTCGCTATATGGCAAGGCAAACTGACCCAACTCAGGAGCCAATCCAGCAGAATTATCTGCAGCAGTGGCATAAGATTGGCTTAAACGTTAAATTAATCGGGAATCGCCTGACAGAATTTAATTCCTATGTAACTAAGCTTGAGGGCGACAGCCATGACTTTGATATGTGTGAGATTGGCTGGCATCTGGACAGTGAGGCATCACCAAGCAGTCTTTATTCTGATAATTCTCCTAAGAATTACACCCGTTTTGTTACCAAAAAGAATAATGAGCTGCTGGCAGCAATTGATTCACAGAAGGCATTTAACCATAAATATCGGGTACAAAAGTTCCATGAATGGCAAGAATATATGAATGATGAGGCTTATGCAATCCCAGAGTTTAATTCGTATTCCGTTTTCGCCGTTAATGATAAGGTGACCGGATATTCGCTTAAGCCGTCGGAGAATAACAATGACCACCAATTATGGTACAAGGTCGGCTTCGTAAAATAA